A window from Candidatus Deferrimicrobiaceae bacterium encodes these proteins:
- the aroF gene encoding 3-deoxy-7-phosphoheptulonate synthase, whose protein sequence is MIIVMKPGTPRKETRTVIEKIRELGYTPHTIYGKTRNVIGAIGDERGKFVLQALESLPGVEAVVPILKPYKLASREVQPEPTEIRLAPGVSVGGKRLLVIAGPCSVESEPQMVETAKAVKAAGAQVLRGGAFKPRTSPYAFQGLEEKGLRILRKAGDSAGMPVVTEVMNPMDVDLVARYSDILQVGARNVQNYSLLKRIGKAKRPILLKRGMMTTINEFLMSAEYCLSAGGRHVILCERGIRTFEDATRNTLDLSAVPVLKERTHLPVIVDPSHGTGHSRYVPPMSYAAVAAGADGLMIEVHPTPEKALSDGPQSLTFEKFGELMAALRPFIDAAGRTI, encoded by the coding sequence ATGATCATCGTCATGAAGCCGGGGACCCCCCGGAAAGAGACCCGGACCGTCATCGAGAAGATCCGGGAACTGGGGTACACCCCCCACACGATCTACGGCAAGACCCGGAACGTCATCGGCGCGATCGGGGACGAGCGGGGAAAGTTCGTCCTGCAGGCGCTCGAGTCCCTCCCCGGCGTGGAGGCGGTCGTCCCGATCCTCAAGCCGTACAAGCTGGCCAGCCGGGAGGTGCAGCCCGAGCCCACCGAGATCCGGCTCGCCCCGGGCGTAAGCGTCGGGGGGAAGAGGCTTCTCGTCATCGCAGGCCCCTGCTCCGTGGAGAGCGAGCCGCAGATGGTCGAAACGGCGAAAGCGGTGAAGGCGGCGGGAGCCCAGGTGCTGCGCGGGGGGGCGTTCAAGCCGCGCACCTCCCCCTATGCGTTCCAGGGGCTCGAGGAAAAGGGGCTCCGGATCCTGCGCAAGGCCGGGGACAGCGCGGGAATGCCCGTCGTGACCGAGGTGATGAACCCGATGGACGTCGACCTGGTCGCCCGGTACTCCGACATCCTCCAGGTGGGGGCCCGCAACGTCCAGAACTACTCCCTCCTGAAGCGGATCGGAAAGGCGAAGCGGCCGATCCTCCTCAAGCGCGGAATGATGACGACCATCAACGAGTTCCTCATGAGCGCCGAATATTGCCTCTCCGCGGGAGGCCGCCATGTGATCCTCTGCGAACGCGGAATCCGCACGTTCGAGGACGCGACACGGAACACGCTCGACCTGTCGGCGGTCCCGGTGCTGAAAGAGCGCACCCACCTGCCGGTCATCGTCGACCCCTCCCACGGAACCGGCCACTCCCGGTACGTCCCCCCGATGTCGTACGCGGCGGTGGCGGCGGGCGCCGACGGACTGATGATCGAGGTCCACCCCACCCCGGAGAAAGCCCTGTCCGACGGCCCCCAGTCGCTGACCTTCGAGAAATTCGGGGAGCTGATGGCGGCCCTGCGTCCCTTCATCGACGCGGCCGGCAGGACGATCTGA